The Macrobrachium rosenbergii isolate ZJJX-2024 chromosome 52, ASM4041242v1, whole genome shotgun sequence genome includes the window GGTCGGTCTTTCCCCTATCCTGCTCATTtctacatggaatattttgaaactccTATTCTGCCCCAATTCGCATGGTAGGGCTTCGTTTAATCAAGTGGAGGGGATACGTGGATGATATGTTTGTGCTGTTAGATATATTTATTCTAAAGAGAGACTCGAGTTTTTAGATGTACTCAATATGCCCGGGCTCCCTCCGTAAAATCTGTAATGGGGGAAAAAGTGTAAACGAAGCTCTCCGTTTCCGAGCAGTTTATGTATGGAAAAATGCCAGAGTTTCGAAGCTGAAGTTTACTCCACGGACACTTAAGAAttcatatattcagtatttttcttttcatactaATGCTCTTATCTTTTGGAGCTTTCAGGATAGGCGACCCTTGATGTTTTTGATTCTGAAATGGGCTGCACAAGGAATTTGTTTCCAAAGTCAGCTTAACCACCTTGGTTTATGAACAATGCAACAGAGAAAGCTAGGAAAATCTACTTAACTCACAAAGAAAATAGTCTTTGGAATCCGGAAAAGGAAATCATCATAAAATTGCTTTTTCATAATACGtttgcaaaaacagagaaaaagagtgaaggatgagaaatataaattcatGTTCTGTCTCCACAACACCAGCAGGAGTAACACATGCATATGACTTCAGATAAAAGATGGAATGCAAAACGCAGTGGTATACTTGTGAACTGCGAGAAATGTAACCTTTCTTGTTTTGGAGAAACAGACCAGAATTTGGATGAACGTCCAAATACATAAAAGCTGTTAGAACAAAAGGCAGGAACAATGCTTTAAGAATTCACCGTTGGGAGtaaaatcacagaataaactttgataacagcaaaataatgaccaaaaccaaaaatatacgaaaatgcaTTGCTGTGAAAGAACTCTGTACACAGTAGCCAGAAAGAATCTTTTTGCCTCCAGCAGCTGTCAGAACGTGACCGTACACTGTTTATAACACATGCAGTAGTTTGGCACCAAATTTACGCACAACACTTCTATACATTCAAACATTAAGTCACAGGTAACCTATTTGTATCAATTTTATTACTTGATCTTTGGCATAAcggaccaggattcgaacttaaAACTTTTTTGGGCTGTACATATTCCCGTCAAATTCAGACTCTGTACTTGGAATCAACTTGGATCTATTCATACACATGCGACAGTTTGTCAAAAATTCCAGACAGGGCATTTTTATACTGTCAAATATCAGACCAAAAATTACCCTTCGAAGACTGTTTTTCTTAATAGGACGAAACACTTCTGCCTTGCCCTTAGAGATAGTTAACGGATGAAAAGGGACAAAAAACAGGTGTTTTAGATTCGGAGATGACTTTATTTTAACTTGGCAAGGTCGTGTGCTGTAACAAAGCTTCAGGACAGCATAAACTAGGGTCAGTGGTAAACTATGATACTGAAAGAAACATGCGTAGTATATCACAATACAGTGTGGATCCTCTCTTCCAGAACAACCGCTCCAGATGCAGCGCAACCTGTTGCTCTTCGTCGTGGGGGTGGTCCTCCCCATGGTGTCCTCCTTCATCACATACACTCTGGTCACACTCGAAGCTAATGCCATGCCTTTGGATGAGACTGGAGGACTTATCATCTTACTCGCATTCCTTAAGGTATCTCTAAATCTctgatttataatatttatttcgaGGCTCTCTACGCGGTAATCAGTTCATCTAAATCTTCACAATAAATTATGTGGTTTACCCACAGCACTTTTAAAAAGGATCTTTTATTCTCTTACAATACTTCAAAACTAATAAGGCTTTTATACTGGCGGCAGTtgaaagcaaaaaaggaaaataccctgtaaaatataaaagtcatagtaatatatgtaacaaaataaattttcctagTTTTGTTTCTATTTGCTATTCGCATAAAATAGCTAATACCTTCTATGGCTTAATTTTATTTAGCTCTGTCAACTGctgaatttcaaaagaaaaccaacggcatttctatttttacaattcttacgacacacatgtacagtacattacatacacataagcacacacactacacacacacacacacacacacatatatatatatatatatatatatatatatatatatatatatatatatatatatatatatatatatatatatatacatatacatatacatacataaatatatatatatatatatatatatatatatatatatatatatatatatatatatataaattacgctTTCATTGCAGTTGCTGTTAATCAGCACGACAGGCGTATTCCCTATCGACATGAACAGCCTCTTCAGTGACCTCATGGAACtccagagaaagaagagagacgtCATTGTGGATGACTCAACATCCTCACACCGTAACGCGACCCTATATCAGGTGTGTGAAGCATTTaatctcagtttttatttctgttattacgGATCAAATTTCTCAATATAAATCCATCATAATCCTGGTAGTAGCTCTACTAAGGCTAGCTAACTTCCAAATGATAATGGAGAGCAGCCACTGCTGTAGCTGGACTCTGCATTCTAGCAGGTTAGTGTTAGCTATGTATATCtgttatgtatatcttagtttaatccagaccactgagctgattaacagctctcctagggctgcctgaaggattagatttatttttacgtggctaagaaccaattggttacctagcaacggacctgcagcattgtagaatccgaaccacattatagcaatttctatcaccagaaacaaattcctcttgttcttcactggccggtcggagattcgaactcgcgaccaacagagtggtagctgagaacggaacccactcacccagcgaggaacttgttAGTGTTAGCTACAATACTAAATTGTTAACCGAGTGTTCAAAACCTTTCTTAATATGTGCAGTCCCATCATCATGTTGCAATGCGTTCGTGTAATGTGATGTTCTATCTATCAACGTTGCTCTTTTATAAAATCTTATCACGATTTGACAACCTTACGATTTCCTAATATTCACTAGTAATATAAAAAACCATGTAAAGTACCTTGTGCTTCCTATTACAGTaactgttacaaaaataaaaatattgtcaaaGACTTTCATAAGGGCACCTTTGTGGAAAGGTGTGGCTTAGAGCAATAACGACTTTAGCTGAAAACTGAACAGCCTCGAGAAAGGGCTTTCAATGAATAATCATGACTTTCCGAGGCCTTTACATAACACTGGTGATGAGGAAATGCAGGGATATCTGCAAATACAATTCTCTGCAGAAGCATCATTCTCGATCTCCTATACACGCAGGTGTCTGCATTCTTACAGATACcagtgcaatgagagagagagagagagagagagagagagagagagagagaaactgaaataccATTTAAACAAGGGATTTTAGCATTTTGTGTAGAATCGTTAAAAATATAGCCTTTCCTAATACATTACACTGAATTTCCATTTGCTAATTACTACTCCAGGTGGGTTTTAATTGCATTCTTCTCATATTCATTCAGTATATACCGTTTCACTCGGTGAACTGAGAGGACGCGAACACCCTCCTTAGGACTTCAGCCTCTTAATGagatacagatacatacatatatacatacaaaatagagaaagagctaaaaactaaatgaataattatttctgGCCTCTATTTCTCGCGGCAGGCTCCAGATGTAGACCTAATGCCTTGTACGAGGCGTTTCATTTGCGAACTGGAGAACGTGGCCAAAACGAGCGACAAATACCTTCCCAAGAGGCCCAATGCTATTGACGATGGAGAAGACGGCTGGGACCTAGAGGAGGACGTGGCCCCCGAGCAAGTGGACCCCTTGTCTGAGCTTCAGATAGAAGCCGTGAGGGCTCTCTTCAGGTAGGTCTCCAGCACTGATATCTGTGAatgtgcaattctctctctctctctctctctcgagctgtaTTGGTAAAGGTGTGTTTTCTTGTGACAACAATGTTTATAGTAGAAACAAATaatgctttaaaaagaaaatgaatatagaaaaggtTTTGTAGATTATGTATTGGTTTTAATATTAGGGATTTTGTTTTATGTCGACTGTATTAACGTTACCATTATTACCTTATCAAATTCAATACCTTGATTTGAGAAGAGAATAGCGTTATATTGCATCCGCACAGGTAGGCTCAGTAAGGATGACATCCGCAATTAAATGATGGCAAATCGGCCGCCATCTTGTACTGGGCAAGTTCCCATTTACAGTGCatgtaaataacagaaaaaccaGCCGGGAGCCAGAAATGCTTACTCATGAGTGCACAAATCGAAGAGACAGGTTTCCCAACGGAAATCTATAATATCGTTTCTTACGTAGgtttaactttaaatttatttaatatgaaGCAATAATGACGCTCTGACAGCCCCATGGCGTCGGGGGTTTCCCCAGGACTTTTCTCTGGCATATTTACTTCtaattaaataagaatttaatCATTTTGTTCCTGGTTTAGTGTTACTGGCATTCAGAAGTATCGAGTCCATAATTACAAGCTCTACAAAATAGGTTATGTCAGAAGGAAGCAAAGGTACTGAAATTTCAGTGACGCCTAGTTATGTAAAAAAATCGCGCTACGAAGTAGAGTATGAAAAGGATATGCTCTGTCTCTGGGATCTTTTATTCAGGACTGATTCACTGATGACATGTTAATTCCATCCTATTAATACGTTAtgaaaattatgtgtatatatgtatacatactgcatatatatatatatatatatatatatatatatatatatatatatatatatatatatatatatatatacacatatacagatatatatccaCCTTCAGGCCTCATGTTTTTCCAGCAGTCTGTTTTATACGCATCTTCACTCACCTCTATCCTACCATCACATAATTCTCATCCAAGAAGGTCTGAGTCTTCCAATTTTTCTGATGCACAGAGGAGCCGAGCTGACACTGTtacgttatatatacagtatatatacatatatatatatacatgtatataaacatatgtatatatatacagtatatatacatataaatatatatgtatatatacagtatatatacatatatatatatacacatatgtacagtatatatacatacatatatctatattatatatatacgtatatatacatatatatacaggtatacataaacaaatatacacataagtaaacaaataaacatttactcTATGTTTTACAGTTACTTACCACAGAGAGAGGTTGCGTAGGCTATGCATAGCTCCCCTTTCCTTTAATTTACCTGCAAAATTGTAAAAACTTGATTCAAAATCATTCAGCTTTCATACGGAGTCACTGCTGACGGAAGAAGGCGTGAATTCTGAAAAGCAGGAGATAGAAGAGATGGCAGCGAATAAACAATATCAGAAGGACCCCGGTTTCTAATGCATAACTGCATAGCAAAATGCACATCAGAAAGatgcaaatacaaaaacataGGACTTCTGTTCACGAGAAGCACTTTACGAAAACTGCTtacaggaaaatattatttaaaccGATATTAAATGGACCTAACATTCGTTTATGAGCCTGAGAAACAGCTATTTCCCATCGCGTCGGGTATGTTGTCAGCAATTAAAAAGAAGTGACTCTCTAAACACAGAGATAAAGACGATTTCTCTCATTTCAATTCTAACAGTTATTCTGCGACAGACAGGCATTAAGATTAATGCCGCACAACGTTTTCTAGTTTAATAATAAATCCTGGTCAGTAATCCTATTGCCGTGTGCCATTTGGGCATTAAGCCAATTTCCTTATTGCCCAGGTAATATCCAATATGCTgctaaaacacaaacacactcgtgtatgtatgtatgtatgtatgtacgtacgtatatatatataatatatatacatatatatatatttatttatataatatatatatgttgtgtatgtatatatacactttgcaCCTTTGGTTCTGCCTCTAATACGTatactataacacacacacacacacacacacacacacacacacacacacacacacacacacatatatatatatatatatatatatatatatatatatatatatatatatatatatatatacgtacatacatacatagacacacacagacacaaacgcaaaaacacacaacacaaatatacacatatatatatttatatgtatacacacatataagaatGATGTAACTGACAATTAAATTAAAGAATTGAACTTCATCTCTCAAAGCACGATTGAACGCGTTACTTCTTAGTTGAAAGCACACAGCTTTACCAATCCCACTTCCGGGGaagatatttttcctcttccGCTGAGAGGTTAAATGTGGCCTCTTACGTGCTTACCTGCCGTCTTCCCCAGAGTGAACTTTTAGAGATATCGTTTACCATCAGTTGGAAACAAGAACAAAGACATAGCGCTTAGAAGCTCCAGCATTCATGAAATTGAAACTTGATGAGTGGACTGCATTAGAAAAGAAATCGTTCTAAATTATTCATACCTCTGGGAAATAAGAATGATAGGTTTCCAGTAAAACAGAAAGATGCCTTGGGAGCACCGACGGAAAGATTATCATCAGAGAGATGCTCAATTCtgctgacgaaaaaaaaaaaagaaaaaaaaagcaatggagAGTGAATTGCGTCAGTCTCGGGAGAGTCCCAAAGTTTTTCCACCCGACAAGGAAAGACAATAGCTCATTAAAACAAAGGCGAATTCATTACACGGTAATGAAATTTAAAGGATCGAAGCCATTAAATCCCCAAACCCTTTGAGCTCATAAAATCCGAAAGCTCTACtcagtttttaattaaattagcATCGGTAATGGCACGTACACCGCTTATACTTCGCTTAACGAGGAACTTAATTACAAGCCAATCCATTTTACATTCGTGATTAACTCTTCCACGAAAACCACATATGTTACTTTTAACAAGTGTCCAATTGATTTTGTAAATCTCATACGTCTTTTGATAAACCTCTTGTACAATTCTAATATTCCTTTTCAACtgcataaaaggaaaatcatGAAGAATACCTAACATAATGTTTACGCTTAAAATATGGCTTATTACACTTGAGTTTTCTATGACTAATAatggattcagagccgatgaaacacggtttttcgacAACAACTTTTTACAAAGCAtcgataaaggtgaaagttggcaagtgtatattttataaccctacctaatttttgcaagtattatttagtacctaagttcaatagttctggtacttatcagagtaaaagtgtttcctatgccagaaaCATCAatatcgcaggtaagggttttgaacacaataatgacgttactatgacgtcatgaggctccacacACTGAAGAGTAGTTTGCATGCATacggggaaaacgtctcttcactgtgactCTGCCCATTTGCCGATGACaaattcactaattgatattacaAACCCAatctaggcttcagcgatatcaatgatggcgagcaggatttgtaaTCGTTCCcatgattgcattatcattctcaattttattattattattattattattattattattattattattattattattattattattattattattatattttgtggcggtttcatcgcaacttccacagctgcagttgttgggactaagctgttagcttggaattcttccattttcatgaTATTCACATTGTttccattttacaaataattcaacgtatgtaattcatccacataatgaaccagtctttagctcatttgttagatctgcatctatcagggcgggaatacaaaaagacaatccctattgttttacctcaggtttcgacactatagcttTCTATTTGCTGCAGCTAGAGATGAGCgttgccaagtaactattacccaccaTACacataattacctattcacgctatagtaaatcttgccacggatCTTCTTGCTTGTATagaaagtggcaagccgtagcacatgTGCAGTCTTGacaccacggggacaattccatatcctgttggccattatcgaatttgttgaagccgccct containing:
- the LOC136833896 gene encoding uncharacterized protein codes for the protein MQRNLLLFVVGVVLPMVSSFITYTLVTLEANAMPLDETGGLIILLAFLKLLLISTTGVFPIDMNSLFSDLMELQRKKRDVIVDDSTSSHRNATLYQAPDVDLMPCTRRFICELENVAKTSDKYLPKRPNAIDDGEDGWDLEEDVAPEQVDPLSELQIEAVRALFRDEDPTGELSERSKKGLAVIEGLTGSVCEEAYRLCPGRFTAPTLYRTFFDEINFEISANI